A single window of Nocardia sp. NBC_01327 DNA harbors:
- a CDS encoding IS256 family transposase: MTNIQPIDPGKPFADQLAVMGPDLLREMVSSFVQTLMSAEADAACGAGYGERSDDRINHRNGYRHRDFDTRVGTLDVAIPKLRSGSYFPDWLLERRKRAERALTSVVATCYLLGVSTRRMEKLVESLGITTLSKSQVSIMARDLDAQVEAFRTRPLDQGPYTFLAADALVLKVRENGRVVNVHALIATGVNADGYREILGIQVTSGEDGAGWLAFFRDLVARGLSGVALVTSDAHAGLVAAIGATLPGASWQRCRTHYTVNLMSVCPKSSWPWVRTLLHSVFDQADTESVAAQYDRMLDALTEKLPRVAAHLDAARADLLAFTAFPKQIWHQIWSNNPQERLNKEIRRRTDVVGIFPDRTAIIRLVGAVLAEQHDEWIEGRRYLGLDVLARSRGLTDPDEQEDTTAALTA, encoded by the coding sequence ATGACCAATATCCAGCCTATCGACCCGGGCAAGCCGTTCGCCGACCAATTGGCGGTAATGGGCCCGGACCTGCTGCGCGAGATGGTGTCCAGCTTCGTGCAAACCCTGATGAGCGCCGAGGCCGACGCCGCCTGCGGAGCCGGCTACGGCGAACGCTCCGACGACCGGATCAACCACCGCAACGGCTACCGCCACCGCGACTTCGACACCCGCGTCGGCACCCTCGACGTCGCGATCCCGAAACTACGATCCGGCTCGTATTTCCCGGACTGGCTCCTGGAACGCCGCAAACGCGCCGAACGGGCCCTCACCAGCGTGGTCGCGACCTGCTATCTGCTCGGGGTCTCGACACGGCGGATGGAGAAACTCGTCGAATCCCTGGGCATCACAACACTTTCCAAGTCCCAGGTCTCGATCATGGCCCGCGACCTCGATGCCCAGGTCGAAGCATTCCGCACCCGCCCCTTGGATCAGGGCCCTTACACGTTCCTCGCCGCAGACGCCCTGGTGCTCAAGGTCCGCGAGAACGGGCGCGTGGTCAACGTCCACGCCCTGATCGCCACCGGCGTCAACGCCGACGGCTACCGCGAAATCCTGGGTATCCAAGTCACTTCCGGCGAGGACGGTGCCGGCTGGCTGGCATTCTTCCGCGACCTGGTCGCTCGCGGCCTGTCCGGGGTCGCGTTGGTCACCTCCGACGCGCATGCGGGTTTGGTGGCCGCGATCGGCGCGACCTTGCCCGGCGCGAGCTGGCAGCGCTGCCGCACCCATTACACGGTGAACCTGATGTCGGTTTGCCCGAAGAGTTCCTGGCCCTGGGTTCGCACCCTGTTGCATTCGGTATTCGATCAAGCCGATACCGAATCGGTTGCCGCCCAATATGATCGGATGCTCGACGCCCTGACCGAGAAGCTGCCCAGAGTCGCCGCGCACCTCGATGCTGCCCGCGCGGACCTGCTGGCGTTCACCGCGTTTCCCAAGCAGATCTGGCACCAGATCTGGTCGAACAATCCCCAGGAACGGTTGAACAAAGAGATCCGCCGCCGCACCGACGTGGTCGGTATCTTCCCCGATCGCACCGCGATCATCCGTCTCGTCGGCGCCGTCCTGGCCGAGCAACACGACGAATGGATCGAAGGACGCCGCTACCTCGGGTTGGACGTTCTTGCCCGCTCCCGCGGGCTCACCGACCCCGACGAACAGGAGGACACCACCGCGGCACTGACCGCCTGA
- a CDS encoding DUF2784 domain-containing protein, with protein sequence MQYRLLADATAVVHFLFVAYVVVGGFIAWRWPRTIWLHILAVAWGFSTVLFGFECPLTDLENWSRHRAGEAGLPSTGFIDHYITGVLYPRSALELVRVLVAVAVIVSWAGLAWRSRRRADTVGIE encoded by the coding sequence ATGCAGTACCGGCTCCTCGCCGATGCGACCGCGGTCGTGCACTTCCTCTTCGTGGCCTATGTGGTCGTAGGCGGCTTCATCGCCTGGCGCTGGCCACGCACCATCTGGCTGCACATCCTCGCCGTCGCATGGGGATTCAGCACAGTACTGTTCGGATTCGAATGCCCGCTGACCGATCTGGAGAACTGGTCGCGACACCGAGCCGGCGAGGCCGGATTGCCGTCGACAGGATTCATCGATCACTACATCACCGGCGTCTTGTACCCGCGCAGTGCGCTCGAGCTGGTGCGCGTCCTGGTGGCAGTGGCCGTGATCGTGTCGTGGGCCGGACTGGCGTGGCGATCCCGCCGCCGCGCCGATACGGTCGGCATCGAGTAG